In Drechmeria coniospora strain ARSEF 6962 chromosome 03, whole genome shotgun sequence, the DNA window AAATCTTGCCAGAGCTCTCCTTCATGGCCACCTGCATGAAaaagccggcgaggagggcgcgaCGAATGTTGGTGTAGTAGCTCTTGTCCTCGAACGGTGTCGACACCAGGTCCAATCCGTGCGTATCCATGATCCGTTTCAGCTGCGTCCGCACGCTGTCGGCGCTGGATAGATGCCGAAAGGAGAGGAAGTGTTCATGGCACCATGTCTTGGCGCTGCTTGGATCAGCCGCTTCTTGACCCTTGAACGCGTGATAGGCGTTCAGCAACGTCAGGTGATCTCCGTCTGGGTGGCTGAAATGCGCCTTCATCTCGTCCGCTCGCTTGCGGTTGTTCGCCGGCCGGACCCATATCTGAGGAACAGACAAGAGGGATGTGATGGAAAGAATCTCGTTGGAGCAGTAGAACTCGGGCGACGAGATCAACATGACGGCTAGAGCCGGGTCCAGAGGAAACTCCGAGGCGAGACTTCCCAGCGTCGTCAGCTCGCCTTCGTCATCGAGACAAGCGAGATAGTTGAGCTCCTCCAGTGCTCTCATCATCGTCTCAGGCGCTGGCGGGTCCATTAGATCGAAATGgacgaggtcctcgacgcccagcTTCTTGAGCTCGAGAACCGTGTTGGCGAGGTTCGACCTGAGGATTTCAGGGTACGTCTGTTCAATGAGCTCCTTCTTGAAGGCCTGTTCTGTGTAAAGTCTGAAGCATTTGCCTGGCTTCGTACGTCCTGCTCGACCGGCACGTTGCTGTGCTGAGGCTTTGGATATAGGCGAAACGAGAAGCGACTCGACTCGAATTCGAGGGTTGTAAATCTTTTGCTTGCTGAAGCCGGGATCGACGACGTAGACAATTCCGTCGATTGTCAAACTCGTCTCGGCAATGTTGGTCGATATGATGACTTTGCGACCAGGACGTCCGCCTTTGCGGAGTGGGGGGGGCGCCTTGTCAAAGATCTTCTGCTGCTGGTGAGGCGGTAGCGTACCGTAGAGCGGGTAGACGGCGAGGGGTCCGGAGTCAACCTCTCTGGTCAACTCCTCCGCCTCTAGCGCAATTTTTCGACAGGCATCCTCGATCTCATCCTCTCCCGTTAGGAAAAGCAGGATATCGCCCTCCGGCTCGGACGCATGGATCTGGAGAACTGTTCGGATGGCCGCCTCCACATAATCCTTCTCCGGCTCTGCCGTGTAGAAAATCTCGACAGGGTGGGTTCGTCCAGGGACGGCGAGCAGAGGTGCTTGGTTGAAGTACCGTTGAAACTTCTGGGCATCCAGAGTGGCAGACATGATGATGATTTTCAAATCCGATCTCCGCATTGAGATTTGCTTCAGCAGAGCCATGAGAATATCGGTAGACAGCGTTCTCTCGTGCGCTTCGTCGAGTATGATGCAGCTGTACCGGGACATGTCGTGGTCATGCATCGCCTCGCGCAGAAGCATACCGTCCGTCATGTACTTGAGGATGGTCTTGGGGCCCGTCATGTCCTCAAATCGTATGCTGTAGCCGACCTCTTCGCCCAAAGTAACGTCCATTTCGTCGGCAACACGCTGCGCAACGGACATGGCGGCGACTCGACGGGGTTGCGTACAAGCAATGAGCTTGCCGGTCTGCTGGGGTAGCTCATCCCAAACAACGTACTGAGGGATCTGAGTTGTCTTTCCGGAACCGGTCTCACCAACAAAGACAAGAATCTGGGTCGAGTGATATTTATTGAGGAATTCTTGCCTGGGAAGGGGAAGAATCATGTCAGCAGCGTCGAAGGCTGGAAAGTGCAAGGGCTCATGATTGCCTGATCACCTACCGCTGCTTATGGACGGGCAAGTCTCGGCGAGTTTCGAGGATACTAAAGTACCGCTGGGAGTGTGGTTTTCCGGTGAAGGGATTATTCGCCATATCTTCGGCCTTGGCGGCTTGCGCGGCTGTCGTCTGATGGCGTTTCATGTCATCGAATGCATCGCAGCCGTTGCCATTGTCGTCTTGGTTCATGTGTGCGAGGTACGGGTTGTACCTAGCACCAGCATCCTCGGCCTTCTTTGCCTTCTTCCTAGAGACATCTTCGGCGTCGACACTGGCGCGCTTCTCTGCCGTTATGTGATGAGAGGCCATTGGGGCGGTTGACAAGGGTTCGGACTTGAGGAAGCCGAGCGATCGCGATCGTGTCGATTGTTCGTAAAATTTTGGAGGGACGAAGGCACGTCGGCCTTTATCGATAAGACGACGACGTATTAGGGTAACAGTGCTAGCTTACACTGGCACTGTACAAATTGTCGAatgttgtacttgcaccagtGGCGACAGCAATTTTGGCATCACAGCGTGTATCTATTCAAAGAGTAATTTTTTTTAATTACGCGAGCTCAGATGTGCGTTCTCGGAGTCGTTTAAATTTATCCATCTACTATAGCATCGCACTCAGATACCTCAATCTTTGGGTCCCATTATCCTCGGCGGTGGGGAGATGTGAGGATGATTGGTGCGTGCGACGCACACTGTGCATCCGCAACTGCTACTCTCATGGTGAAAATAAATTCGACCAAGTGCAAGGAAGCCCGGTCGCAGCAACACTACATCTCCAGCTCACCCCCAGCCAGAATCTGGCGTGAAACCAGCCATATCAGGGGGCGCAAGGGATTCCAAAGAACGTAGACGGCATCTTCTGCTCGCAAACTCAGCCTCCACCAGGCTGAATTCGTCGTCGGAAGAGACTGCCGGCCCTTGGTCCTCCAGTAGCCGTTTCCAAAAGCCCACTCCAGCATCATGGCATCGGCGGGTGACGATTTTGCGGATCCCGAGAGCTGCGGCCCCCAGCAGCCAATCTTTCACATCGGAAAGCACGAATCGGACAGGGATGTGCCTTTGACGGATTCGGAGTACGGCCATCTGCTGAACCAAGGTGCAAGTGGCAGAACCTGGATGCATGGCTCCATGGTCATAGCTGACTGAAGGCAGATCAGCTTCGTAACGACCCCCATCACCAACCGTCATTTCAAAGATAGGGTCTTCAAGCTCGTCACGGACCACCTATCGCTGCTGGATACGAAGGGCGAGAAAGCAACAAGCACCGTGACCGGGCCCCGGGCTGAGCCCATCCTTCCGCCCCTGACGCCCGAGGATACAGGACTCTTCCCATCGGCGGCTGTCAACACGTACGCGGCGGTGATAAGCCCGTGGATTGATCTATGCTCCACCGATcccatcgtcgccagcaTCTCCCGCCAAGTGCTGAATCTCGAGATCAACTATGCCAACTTTTGTGGTGTGAGGAGCATCATCGTTACCGGCCCCTCCCGCGACGCTTCCAAGGATGGCGGAAACCAAGGTTTATCTCAGTACTCCCGTGCGATCAAGGAAGCGCTCGCCATCGGAAGCTGCCTTTCCTTCCTGATCCACATGCCCATGTACCGGGAGCCGGCCAGCGGCAAGGTGGCTCCGACCCTGGCATCGCTCTGCAGACAGCCAAGCCCAGCTCCTGCAAAGGAGATTGACCTTTTTAGTGCATGGGACTCCTGGCATCAGATCCGGACGATGTGCAGCTATAACCTCAGGCTCTTCGTTGGTACTACAATCTCGTTCCCTGCCGTGGTCGTTTCGCGACGTTGCTGATGGCCCTCCGTAGCACTGCAGCTGCCTCGGGTTATGCCAGAAAAGGATCTGCAAAGCCGTTGGTTTGCCGAGCCTCTGCATTACCTGACCTTTGGGCCTGAAGTCTTCGAAATGAACAAGAGCGGCTTCCCCTCGCTTTCCAAGCATCATCAGGAAACGATCTTTACGTACATGCGTCTCAAGGCCATGCCTTGGTTGCTCCTCTGCGACGTCGGGCCGGACGTTTCACAATTCAAGCTGCACTCTCCTTCGCTGCTGGCTCAGAACCTTCCGGCGCCTACGGACGACGAATTCCCTACGCTCGCGGCGGCCCACGATGCGGAAAGCCTGGCTCGGTCCCGGGCGCCGCGAGGAAACGCTCACATGGCGTATCTGCAGTGGCTCGAATCGCAGCAGCCTCCTTTCACGGCGCTGgagtcgacgacgttgacgagCTTCCAGGACTGGCTGCAGTCACCGCTTCAACCTTTGTCGGACAACCTCGAGTCTGCGACGTACGAAGTGTTTGAAGGCGACCCGGTCAAGTACAATCAgtacgaggccgccgtcgtcgaggcgctggCTGAGTGGAAGAAACTCGGGCTACCGACATCCAAGAAGggagtcgtcgtcatcgccgtcgccggctcgggTCGTGGTCCTCTGGTGACGCGGGCGCTCAACGCAGCGGAGCTCACCGGGGTCCCGGTCGAGGTTTGGGCTGTGGAAAAGAACCCGAACGCGTATGTGTATCTGCTACGCCAGAACCAGACAACTTGGGGCGGCCGAGTCAATGTCGTCAAGTCTGACATGCGCGCTTGGAAGGGCCCCGTCGTGTCCGATTCGGTCGAGGGGGGGGCCGTGTATGGCAAGGTGGACATTCTCATCTCGGAGCTTCTCGGTTCCTTCGGCGACAACGAGCTCTCTCCCGAATGCTTGGATGGCATCCAGCATGTGATGGCTAAGCCGCACGGCATCTCGATCCCAAGCTCTTACACGGCGCATTTCAGCCCGATATCGACACCCAAGTTGCACGCCGACATTTTGGCGCGTTCTGCGACGGACCCAACTGCCTTTGACACGCCCTGGGTTGTCAGGCTGTACGCGTTGGATTTTGTTTGCCAGAAAGCGCCCGACCGCCCCCGGTTCCAGCAAGCCTGGGAGTTTTCCCACCCGATCCCGGAGTCTACCCTGCAGGCCGTCAACGCCCGTCGCtctggcggcgtcgtcgggggcggcggcgggagcatGGCTGGGGCGGCCGGCGCGAACGACCACAACTCACGATACTGCCACGTGACATTTGTCTGCCGGACTCGTGGAGTCATCCACGGACTTGCCGGTTACTTCGAGTCGACCCTGTACGAGTCCAGGGTGGAGGGTCAAGAGGGAGAAATGGTGGAAATCAGCACGCACCCGGAGAGGATTGATCGGAAGAGCAAGGACATGATTTCGTGGTTTCCCATCTTCTTCCCTCTCAAGGTAAGGCTTCGAAGCAAGGAGGAGATGCGTTTGCGTGGTGATTCTGACGCTTGCATAGGAGGCAATTACCTTTCCCGAGGACACGGAGCTCGAGGTGAGCATGTGGCGACAAACTGATGACAGCCGCGTGTGGTACGAGTGGCAGGTCGAGGCTTGGACCTGGGTcgggccatcgtcgagggtTCTTGTCGGCAAGTCAGGTCTTTGCACAAGCCGCAAAGTAGCCTGTCTGATGTAGGGGTGCATTGGTCCGATGGATCAATCATGTGGCAACGGTTCATTGGTAGTCGGATGTATGCCGACTTTATGGGCTACGATCAGCCATGCATTACTCGTGACGAAGCTTGTTCATGTCCTTTTGGTCATAAAAAAGATATTGATTCGTTGGACAAGTGCGAGTGCATGGGCAAGCAGAAAATCAAGGGGATGAGGGGGGTGGGGTTGGGGGGTGAGGAGTATTCTCCCATCTACTAGATCTCCAACCTGACAATAGAGGCCTCTTCGTACTTTCTTCCCGTTACTATCATCTGCCACGGAGAACAGAGCCCTATTATCTTGTCTGTATCATAATTCATGTCCAGAGTCGTAATGTACAGGCTCCAACGTGTTTCACAGCGATGGTTACCCGAGTGATGGAGGGAGTCACGCCAAGTGCTGGTAATGGCGTTCAAGTCTGGGTAGTCAGTTGGACATCTAGCGGTTAGTATCAACAATATTGACATGAACACCAAGAGATCGTTTTCTGTTCGATCTCAGGATAGTTCAAGTTGTGCGTGTCCCATCTAGCAAATTCCTTGCAGCGTGTGTTGCGATATGCTTTGTATGGGGTAAGTATTAAtccggagtacggagtattaccaATACATTATCCGACATCTGtacttacctaagtacctaggtaggtatgctccgtacctatGCAGTGCGCTGTAGAGTAACTACAGTAATACCAatcaatacatgtacagtactaacaAGCCAAGAATGTAgaacttaagtaagtacctagtacttaagtcagTCCTGcatgagtacatgtaggcatctgtacttggacttggacatgtaagtaccattacagtacagagtacagtagttgtacatggatgTATAAAAGAAtagtgcagagtacggagtacatgctggGAACTTCAAGTTGTACcgtgctgtacagtagtactccgtattatacAGTAGGTTTTTAGGTGAAATAATGCAAGCAATGAGCTGCTattatgtacatgtacatctacgTGAATACTTGTGCACCGATGcccactgtaagtactgcactgtacttgcgttgTGCTCTGACTGGCAGTCAGCTGCCTCGGCATGTGGGCCCGGTATGCTGTAGCTCAGCAGTGCTTCGGCCGGGTCCCTGGACAACCAGCTATCCTTCCCTACCCCGCCAGTTGTTCAGCATCAGATTACCCCTCCAACACTCCTCGCCGTCTGAACATCATCCTCCCTGAAGCAGCCAGCAAGCTTAGGGTCGCCAACTTCACCATCGAACAAGTCCAatccgccgaggacgatcgATCCCTTCTCCACCATGTCCTCCCAACCCCCGCACCCCACCCTGCTCATCCCTGGGCCCATCGAGTTTGACGATGCCGTTCTCCAGTCCATGAGCCACTACAGGTATGATGATCATCTTTTCCCACACTTCTTTGCCGACCCCGCCCTCGTGCCGACTTGGACTAACCCCCGACGACAAGCGAGAGccatgtcggcgccggcttcgtcgcgaCGTTTGGCGAGACGCTGTCGATGCTGCGTGAGCTCTTCCAGTCGCAGACGACGAATCCCACCTCGCAGCCCTTCGTCATCAGCGGATCGGGAACGCTCGGCTGGGACTTGGTGGCCGCGaacctcgtcgagccgggcGAGAACGCCTTGGTGCTGAGCACCGGCTACTTTGGAGATGGCTTCGCCGATTGTCTGCGAGCCTACGGCGCCTGCGTCACCAAGCTGGACGGACCGGTCGGGGGGCGTCCCCAGCTCCTCGATGTCGAAAAGGCGCTCAAGGATAAAAAGTACAAGATTCTGACCGTCACCCACGTCGACACCTCCACCG includes these proteins:
- a CDS encoding putative SHK1 kinase-binding protein; translation: MASAGDDFADPESCGPQQPIFHIGKHESDRDVPLTDSDFVTTPITNRHFKDRVFKLVTDHLSLLDTKGEKATSTVTGPRAEPILPPLTPEDTGLFPSAAVNTYAAVISPWIDLCSTDPIVASISRQVLNLEINYANFCGVRSIIVTGPSRDASKDGGNQGLSQYSRAIKEALAIGSCLSFLIHMPMYREPASGKVAPTLASLCRQPSPAPAKEIDLFSAWDSWHQIRTMCSYNLRLFVALQLPRVMPEKDLQSRWFAEPLHYLTFGPEVFEMNKSGFPSLSKHHQETIFTYMRLKAMPWLLLCDVGPDVSQFKLHSPSLLAQNLPAPTDDEFPTLAAAHDAESLARSRAPRGNAHMAYLQWLESQQPPFTALESTTLTSFQDWLQSPLQPLSDNLESATYEVFEGDPVKYNQYEAAVVEALAEWKKLGLPTSKKGVVVIAVAGSGRGPLVTRALNAAELTGVPVEVWAVEKNPNAYVYLLRQNQTTWGGRVNVVKSDMRAWKGPVVSDSVEGGAVYGKVDILISELLGSFGDNELSPECLDGIQHVMAKPHGISIPSSYTAHFSPISTPKLHADILARSATDPTAFDTPWVVRLYALDFVCQKAPDRPRFQQAWEFSHPIPESTLQAVNARRSGGVVGGGGGSMAGAAGANDHNSRYCHVTFVCRTRGVIHGLAGYFESTLYESRVEGQEGEMVEISTHPERIDRKSKDMISWFPIFFPLKEAITFPEDTELEVSMWRQTDDSRVWYEWQVEAWTWVGPSSRVLVGKSGLCTSRKVACLM